A part of Deltaproteobacteria bacterium genomic DNA contains:
- a CDS encoding ornithine cyclodeaminase family protein, which produces MVMIINEEEAKELLSMDECIDLMEDVFREFGRGNGVNPPRLRYSCPTPDPKANYFANIHAGALPKYGVAALRLNSRLTEEKDDETRRVEFKHPTGRYWGQFLIYSLETAELLGIIVDGTISPLRVGATSGAAVRLLARPDSHVAGLFGTGHQAELHARALAAALPLRRMKVYSPSRTHREDFCARFGDELGIPVTAASEPGEVVKGSQVICCATNSSGPVFDGADLEPGQTVVSIVNSDVVFERHEVDRRTITRSDLVVVNGRESVHANRQKELLDPIEAGETSWDKVVELGEVVNGTAPGRRDPGDIIYYKNNSGMAIQFAAVGKMLLDKARATGVGRELPAEWFSVDLEPWFARGYSPAS; this is translated from the coding sequence ATGGTGATGATCATCAACGAGGAGGAGGCCAAGGAACTGCTCTCCATGGACGAGTGCATCGACCTGATGGAGGACGTGTTCCGGGAGTTCGGGCGGGGGAACGGGGTCAACCCGCCGCGGCTGCGCTACTCCTGCCCGACACCCGACCCCAAGGCGAACTACTTCGCCAACATCCACGCCGGCGCGCTGCCCAAGTACGGCGTCGCGGCGTTGCGGCTGAACTCCCGGCTCACGGAGGAAAAGGACGACGAGACCCGCCGGGTGGAGTTCAAGCACCCCACCGGGCGCTATTGGGGGCAGTTTCTCATCTACAGCCTGGAGACCGCCGAGCTTCTCGGGATCATCGTGGACGGCACCATCTCGCCCTTGCGGGTGGGCGCCACGAGCGGCGCCGCCGTCCGGCTGCTGGCGCGCCCGGACTCGCATGTGGCCGGCCTGTTCGGAACCGGCCATCAGGCGGAGTTGCACGCCCGGGCGCTGGCGGCCGCCCTGCCCCTCCGGCGCATGAAGGTGTACAGCCCTTCACGCACACACCGGGAGGACTTCTGCGCGCGCTTCGGCGACGAGCTGGGCATCCCCGTGACCGCCGCCTCGGAGCCGGGCGAGGTGGTGAAGGGCTCCCAGGTAATCTGCTGCGCCACCAACTCGTCGGGTCCGGTGTTCGACGGCGCGGACCTGGAACCGGGTCAGACGGTGGTGTCCATCGTCAACAGCGACGTGGTGTTCGAACGCCACGAAGTGGACCGTCGGACCATAACACGCAGCGATCTCGTGGTGGTCAACGGGCGCGAAAGCGTTCACGCCAACCGGCAGAAGGAACTCCTGGATCCCATCGAGGCCGGCGAGACGTCTTGGGACAAGGTGGTGGAACTGGGCGAGGTGGTGAACGGGACGGCGCCCGGCCGGCGCGACCCCGGGGACATCATCTACTACAAGAACAATTCCGGCATGGCCATCCAGTTCGCGGCCGTGGGCAAGATGCTGCTGGACAAGGCACGGGCCACCGGCGTGGGCCGGGAGCTTCCCGCCGAATGGTTCTCGGTCGATCTCGAGCCGTGGTTCGCCAGGGGGTACTCGCCGGCCTCGTGA